The following are encoded together in the Trichocoleus sp. FACHB-46 genome:
- a CDS encoding LptF/LptG family permease, which produces MTSITKSFRFLFWPLTWLTGGLSLMDRYITSQLIMPFLFGVGAFSAIAVSIGTLFDLVRKVTGDDLPLNLAIQVFFLRLPEFVVYALPMSTLLAALIAYGRLATDSELIALRGCGISVRRLVVPALILSLVVTGCTFALNEAIAPQTTYQASVLLNQTLRKDRPSFQERDIFYREFSDIQRPDGKTEQALSQLFYAKQFDGQRMINLTVLTFNQKNLQQIVSAKSALWNPTQSAWNFFEGTIYAVAPDGSYSGIQEFQQQPFAIARTPLDLAMWNKDSNEMNIAEAQRYLSLLNQSADEQTLRKLRVQIQRKYAFPFVCVVFGLIGAVLGAKPGRTNRATGFGLSVLIIFVYYTLAFLTAALGQAGVFSPVMAAWLPNIFGFGVGGFLLARST; this is translated from the coding sequence ATGACTAGCATCACAAAATCTTTCCGCTTTCTCTTCTGGCCTTTAACTTGGTTGACAGGTGGCTTGTCCTTGATGGATCGCTACATCACCAGTCAACTAATCATGCCGTTTCTATTTGGCGTGGGGGCATTTTCGGCGATCGCGGTTTCGATTGGCACTTTGTTTGATTTAGTCCGCAAGGTGACAGGCGATGATCTACCCCTGAATTTGGCGATTCAGGTCTTTTTTCTGCGCCTGCCAGAGTTCGTTGTTTATGCCTTGCCCATGTCCACCTTGCTGGCAGCATTGATTGCTTACGGTCGGCTCGCCACCGATAGCGAATTGATTGCGTTGCGGGGTTGTGGGATCAGTGTGCGACGGTTAGTAGTTCCAGCGCTGATTTTGAGCTTAGTGGTGACAGGCTGTACGTTTGCCTTGAATGAAGCGATCGCTCCTCAGACCACTTATCAAGCTTCTGTCTTACTGAATCAAACCCTGAGGAAAGATCGCCCTTCCTTTCAAGAACGCGATATTTTCTACCGAGAATTTAGTGATATCCAGCGACCAGATGGCAAAACAGAACAGGCTCTATCGCAGTTGTTTTACGCCAAACAATTTGATGGTCAGCGCATGATCAACCTGACGGTGCTGACGTTTAATCAAAAGAACTTGCAACAGATCGTGTCAGCCAAATCTGCTCTCTGGAATCCTACCCAAAGCGCTTGGAATTTTTTTGAGGGCACTATCTATGCTGTTGCTCCTGATGGTTCCTATAGTGGCATTCAAGAGTTTCAGCAGCAACCTTTCGCGATCGCCCGTACCCCACTTGATCTGGCAATGTGGAATAAAGATAGTAACGAGATGAACATTGCGGAGGCGCAGCGATATCTCTCTTTGCTCAATCAAAGTGCGGATGAGCAAACTCTACGAAAGCTGAGGGTACAGATTCAGCGCAAATATGCCTTTCCTTTTGTTTGCGTGGTCTTTGGTCTGATTGGTGCGGTGTTGGGCGCTAAACCAGGCCGCACCAACCGAGCTACAGGGTTTGGCCTCAGCGTTTTGATTATCTTTGTCTACTACACATTGGCGTTTCTCACGGCAGCTCTAGGACAAGCAGGAGTTTTTTCCCCTGTCATGGCAGCTTGGCTACCAAACATCTTTGGCTTTGGGGTAGGAGGATTCCTGTTAGCTCGCTCTACCTGA
- the lptB gene encoding LPS export ABC transporter ATP-binding protein: MKIVLENIHKSYGKRTIVNRVSLSVSQGEIVGLLGPNGAGKTTTFYIATGLEKPNQGRVWLDNRDITTLPMHSRARLGIGYLAQEPSIFRHLSVRDNILLVLEQTKIPRREWRSRLNHLLQEFRLEKVASTLGIRVSGGERRRTEIARALAAGREGPKFLLLDEPFAGVDPIAVAEIQEIVSRLRDRQMGILITDHNVRETLAITDRAYIMRDGQILASGNAEELYNNPLVRQYYLGDNFQR, translated from the coding sequence TTGAAGATTGTTCTGGAGAATATTCACAAGTCCTACGGCAAACGCACAATCGTCAATCGGGTCAGCCTATCGGTTTCCCAAGGGGAAATCGTCGGTTTGCTCGGCCCGAATGGTGCCGGGAAGACCACCACGTTTTACATCGCGACTGGATTGGAAAAGCCTAATCAAGGCCGCGTTTGGCTGGATAACCGCGATATCACCACTTTGCCAATGCACTCCCGCGCTCGGTTGGGCATCGGTTACCTGGCGCAGGAACCTAGTATTTTTCGGCATTTGAGCGTTCGGGACAATATCTTGCTAGTGCTGGAGCAGACCAAGATTCCTCGGCGAGAGTGGCGATCGCGCCTGAACCATTTGCTACAAGAATTTCGCTTGGAAAAAGTTGCTTCCACCTTGGGAATTAGGGTTTCGGGTGGCGAACGGCGGCGAACCGAAATTGCCAGAGCCTTGGCAGCAGGAAGAGAAGGCCCGAAATTTTTGTTGCTGGATGAACCCTTTGCAGGCGTAGACCCGATCGCAGTGGCGGAAATTCAAGAAATTGTCAGTCGGTTGCGCGATCGCCAAATGGGGATCTTGATTACAGACCACAACGTGCGAGAAACTCTAGCGATTACCGATCGCGCGTATATTATGCGGGACGGGCAAATTTTAGCTTCTGGTAACGCCGAAGAACTCTACAATAATCCCTTGGTGCGACAGTACTACCTAGGAGACAACTTCCAACGTTAG
- a CDS encoding LptA/OstA family protein — MLPFSQLSRSTSRRLAAALLVPATLAAIALPATLKSAEAQTAPGRALTLRSDVQEANAKTGVVTARGNVQITYPARQIQATSAQAQYFSRERRIVLSGNVYVLQQGNSLRGENITYLIDEGRFVALPQTSKQVESIYIVADPASTPATPPALANPPF, encoded by the coding sequence ATGCTGCCTTTCTCCCAACTGTCCCGTTCTACTAGCCGTCGCCTCGCTGCGGCCTTGCTAGTTCCTGCGACCCTAGCCGCGATCGCTCTACCCGCTACGCTCAAAAGCGCTGAAGCCCAAACTGCTCCAGGCCGCGCCTTAACCCTGCGCTCTGATGTGCAAGAGGCCAATGCCAAAACGGGTGTAGTTACGGCCCGTGGCAATGTGCAAATTACTTACCCAGCCCGCCAAATTCAGGCAACTTCGGCTCAGGCTCAATACTTTAGCCGCGAACGCCGGATTGTCCTGAGTGGCAACGTGTACGTTTTGCAGCAAGGCAATAGCTTACGGGGCGAAAATATTACGTATCTGATTGACGAAGGTCGCTTTGTTGCCTTACCCCAAACCAGCAAACAAGTGGAATCGATTTATATTGTGGCTGACCCAGCATCAACCCCAGCAACTCCACCCGCTTTAGCGAACCCACCTTTTTAA
- a CDS encoding DUF309 domain-containing protein — MSETMPPEFWQAVEQFNQGEFYACHDTLEALWLEEVDPLRRFYQGILQIAVACYHLSNLNWRGAAILLGEGMNRLRDYQPTYGGIEVTHLLEQSATLLQQLQALGPENVESLRQQLQANQVGEEAIALSETQPAPCWPQIVLVAPS; from the coding sequence ATGAGTGAAACCATGCCACCAGAGTTTTGGCAGGCGGTGGAGCAGTTTAATCAAGGCGAGTTTTATGCCTGTCATGACACTCTAGAAGCGCTGTGGCTAGAGGAAGTTGATCCACTGCGGCGGTTCTACCAGGGCATCTTGCAGATTGCGGTGGCTTGCTATCATTTGTCAAACCTCAATTGGCGCGGCGCAGCGATCCTGCTAGGTGAGGGCATGAATCGTTTACGAGACTACCAACCGACTTACGGCGGCATTGAGGTAACGCATTTACTGGAGCAAAGTGCCACCTTGTTGCAGCAACTTCAAGCCCTAGGCCCTGAAAACGTGGAAAGTTTGAGACAGCAGTTGCAAGCGAATCAGGTGGGAGAGGAAGCGATCGCTCTCTCTGAAACCCAACCCGCACCTTGTTGGCCCCAAATTGTTTTAGTTGCCCCATCTTGA
- a CDS encoding ferredoxin-thioredoxin reductase catalytic domain-containing protein, translating into MNSSENGTLASEKNLEAMRNFAETYAKRTNTYFCVDLSVTAVVIEGLAKHKDQLGCPLCPCRHYEDKEAEVNATFWNCPCVPMRERQECHCMLFLQRENDFAGQQQEISMAELAVVRSSLSA; encoded by the coding sequence ATGAACTCATCTGAAAACGGCACCCTCGCGAGTGAAAAAAACTTGGAAGCGATGCGGAACTTTGCCGAAACCTATGCCAAGCGCACCAACACCTACTTTTGCGTTGATTTGTCCGTGACGGCTGTAGTGATTGAGGGTTTAGCCAAGCATAAAGATCAATTGGGTTGTCCCCTCTGCCCCTGTCGGCACTACGAAGACAAAGAGGCAGAGGTGAATGCGACGTTTTGGAATTGCCCTTGCGTACCCATGCGGGAGCGCCAAGAATGCCATTGCATGCTATTTCTACAGCGCGAGAATGACTTTGCGGGTCAACAGCAGGAAATTTCGATGGCTGAGCTAGCTGTGGTTAGAAGCAGCCTCTCGGCTTAA
- a CDS encoding DUF58 domain-containing protein, producing MNLGKRIADWLETHWVTPSYSGWLLAGLAIFFFAAGTNTLSGWLYVMSGVIVALLGVAAILPERSLRGIQVTRRPINPVSVGSDLTIELDLENRTAQAKTLLQVRDLLPYRLAKPAATVVEAIPPRKTYRWTYFQPTEKRGVYRWHNLQLRTAAPLGLFWCRRERTVKAAAIVYPTVLPLTACPLIDEIGRENSPKFHSSRRSQNATEGITRALRPYRWGDPIRLIHWRTSARYGEFRVRELEVFTGGEEIVICLDSAGAWQADDFEQAVIAAASLYFYMAHRDTHVKLWTAGTGLLQGDRSVLEALAGTYAGEEVRAESLPELPMVWLTQNPQSLNTLPLGSRWLLWPPTNQKPHLVATSDLEFPGLVIQLDKSLQTQLQSQLQRLYSESKSQEPGPEVRS from the coding sequence ATGAACCTTGGCAAGCGAATCGCTGACTGGCTAGAAACGCATTGGGTCACGCCCTCCTACAGTGGTTGGCTCCTAGCAGGGCTGGCCATTTTCTTCTTTGCAGCGGGCACCAATACCCTGTCTGGTTGGTTATACGTGATGAGCGGGGTGATCGTGGCCCTGTTGGGGGTTGCCGCCATTTTGCCAGAGCGATCGCTGCGAGGCATTCAGGTGACACGCCGTCCGATCAATCCGGTCAGTGTGGGGAGTGACCTCACCATTGAGCTAGACCTGGAAAACCGCACCGCCCAAGCCAAGACGCTGTTGCAAGTTCGGGATCTGCTGCCCTATCGCTTGGCGAAACCTGCGGCAACGGTCGTGGAAGCGATTCCACCTCGAAAAACTTACCGCTGGACTTACTTCCAGCCGACTGAGAAGCGGGGGGTGTATCGCTGGCACAATTTACAACTCCGCACCGCAGCACCTTTGGGATTGTTTTGGTGTCGGCGGGAGCGCACCGTTAAAGCAGCGGCGATCGTTTATCCTACGGTTTTACCCCTCACAGCTTGCCCCCTAATCGATGAAATTGGGCGAGAGAACAGCCCCAAGTTTCACAGTAGCCGCCGCTCCCAAAACGCTACAGAAGGGATTACTCGGGCTTTACGACCTTACCGTTGGGGTGATCCGATTCGCTTAATTCATTGGCGGACAAGCGCTCGTTATGGTGAATTTCGAGTGCGGGAGTTAGAAGTTTTTACAGGCGGAGAAGAGATTGTCATTTGCCTAGATAGTGCGGGGGCTTGGCAAGCCGATGATTTTGAACAAGCGGTAATTGCGGCAGCGTCGCTGTATTTCTACATGGCTCACCGGGATACTCATGTGAAGCTGTGGACGGCGGGTACAGGGTTGCTCCAAGGCGATCGCTCGGTTTTAGAGGCATTAGCGGGTACCTACGCTGGCGAAGAAGTGCGGGCAGAGAGTTTACCTGAGTTGCCCATGGTTTGGCTGACGCAAAATCCCCAAAGCCTGAATACCTTGCCTCTCGGTAGCCGTTGGCTTTTGTGGCCACCTACAAACCAAAAGCCTCATTTAGTAGCCACTAGCGACCTAGAGTTTCCTGGCTTGGTGATCCAATTAGATAAATCTTTACAAACTCAGTTGCAATCGCAGTTACAGCGTTTGTATTCAGAAAGCAAGAGCCAAGAGCCAGGGCCAGAAGTTAGGAGCTAG
- the dxs gene encoding 1-deoxy-D-xylulose-5-phosphate synthase: MHLSELTHPNQLRGLSVHQLQQIARQIREKHLQTVAASGGHLGPGLGVVELTLGLYHTLDLDRDKVIWDVGHQAYPHKLITGRYHRFHTLRQKDGVAGYLKRCESKFDHFGAGHASTSISAALGMALARDLKGEKFKSVAVIGDGALTGGMALEAINHAGHLPKTNLLVVLNDNEMSISPNVGALSRYLNKMRLSPPMQFLSDNLQEQVKQLPFVGSSLSPELGRIKEGMKRLAVPKVGAVFEELGFTYMGPIDGHNLEELIATFEHAHQQVGPVLVHVSTMKGKGYAIAEQDQVGYHAQSPFNLATGKAAPSTKPKPASYSKVFGDTLVKLAENNPRIVGITAAMATGTGLDKLQAKLPKQYMDVGIAEQHAVTMAAGLACEDIRPVVAIYSTFLQRGYDQIIHDVCIQNLPVFFCIDRAGIVGADGPTHQGMYDIAYLRCIPNMVLMAPKDEAELQQMMVTGINYTDGAIAMRYPRGNGHGVALMEEGWEPLPIGEGEVLRQGDDVLLVGFGSMVYPAMQAAEILSEHGIEATVVNARFAKPLDIELIAPLAQKIGRVVTLEEGCLMGGFGSAVMEALMDHNVVVPVMRIGIPDGLVEHATPEQSMVTLGLTPAQIADRIRTTFVKSTVTVS; encoded by the coding sequence ATGCACCTGAGTGAACTGACCCATCCCAACCAATTGCGGGGTCTTTCGGTTCATCAACTGCAACAAATCGCGCGTCAAATTCGAGAAAAACATTTACAAACAGTTGCCGCCAGTGGCGGTCACCTCGGCCCCGGATTGGGAGTCGTGGAACTGACATTAGGGCTTTATCACACCCTAGACCTCGACCGCGATAAGGTAATTTGGGATGTGGGTCACCAGGCCTATCCCCACAAATTGATTACAGGACGCTATCACCGCTTTCATACCCTGCGCCAAAAGGACGGGGTAGCGGGCTACCTAAAGCGCTGTGAAAGTAAGTTTGACCACTTCGGTGCGGGTCACGCCTCTACTAGTATCTCAGCAGCCTTAGGGATGGCTTTAGCCCGTGACTTGAAGGGTGAGAAGTTCAAATCAGTCGCCGTGATTGGGGATGGTGCGCTCACAGGGGGCATGGCGTTGGAAGCCATCAACCATGCAGGGCACTTACCCAAAACCAATTTGCTGGTAGTGCTCAATGATAATGAGATGTCGATCTCACCCAACGTTGGAGCATTGTCTCGCTATCTCAACAAGATGCGTCTCAGCCCCCCCATGCAGTTCCTCTCGGACAACCTCCAAGAGCAAGTCAAGCAGCTACCCTTTGTGGGCAGTTCGCTTTCTCCGGAACTGGGTCGGATCAAGGAAGGCATGAAGCGCTTGGCCGTTCCTAAGGTGGGAGCGGTATTTGAAGAATTAGGCTTCACTTACATGGGGCCAATTGATGGACACAACTTGGAAGAGCTGATTGCTACCTTTGAGCACGCTCATCAGCAAGTGGGGCCAGTTTTGGTGCATGTGTCTACCATGAAAGGTAAGGGATACGCGATCGCGGAGCAAGACCAAGTTGGCTACCACGCCCAATCGCCGTTTAACTTAGCAACAGGCAAAGCGGCTCCTTCCACGAAACCCAAGCCCGCTAGCTACTCCAAAGTGTTTGGCGACACATTGGTGAAGTTGGCAGAGAACAACCCCCGAATTGTGGGTATTACAGCGGCTATGGCGACTGGGACTGGCTTAGACAAGCTTCAAGCCAAGCTCCCCAAGCAATATATGGACGTAGGAATTGCTGAGCAACATGCAGTGACAATGGCTGCGGGTCTTGCCTGTGAGGACATTCGGCCTGTCGTGGCGATCTACTCCACCTTCCTGCAAAGAGGTTACGACCAAATTATTCATGATGTCTGCATCCAAAACCTGCCTGTCTTTTTCTGTATCGATAGAGCAGGAATTGTCGGTGCTGATGGTCCTACCCATCAAGGCATGTATGACATTGCCTATCTGCGCTGTATCCCCAATATGGTGCTGATGGCTCCTAAGGACGAAGCTGAATTGCAGCAGATGATGGTGACAGGCATCAACTACACCGATGGTGCGATCGCTATGCGTTATCCCCGTGGCAACGGTCATGGTGTGGCCTTGATGGAGGAAGGCTGGGAACCTCTGCCCATCGGCGAAGGAGAAGTCTTACGCCAAGGTGATGATGTCTTGCTCGTTGGTTTTGGCTCAATGGTCTACCCAGCCATGCAAGCCGCAGAGATTCTCAGCGAACACGGGATTGAAGCCACTGTCGTCAATGCTCGCTTTGCCAAACCACTAGACATCGAACTGATTGCTCCTTTGGCGCAAAAGATCGGTCGGGTGGTGACGCTGGAAGAAGGTTGTCTCATGGGTGGCTTTGGCTCAGCAGTAATGGAAGCGCTGATGGATCACAATGTGGTGGTGCCTGTCATGCGAATTGGTATTCCTGATGGGTTGGTTGAGCACGCAACCCCAGAGCAGTCTATGGTGACGCTAGGCCTCACCCCTGCTCAAATCGCCGATCGCATTCGCACCACTTTCGTGAAATCAACTGTCACGGTTAGCTGA
- a CDS encoding glycosyltransferase family 39 protein: protein MGQYQVPCGDCKPKPNLSALTNNLEHPPLYYILLQNWLLGIGYLFNSKLFSTLISIATIPAVYWLAQEIFNNSQISLLSATLFTVSPYLFSMGQHVSQYSLWGALICLSSALFVRAARNNNKLLFTLYTATNLLGLYTHLFFILLVFSHGYYLALNRSWRSLQYYWISLSFSILCFTPWALSILSQREKFEETAGISDESVGAAPNVLGSFMNGTTAVIQTFWKNSNVSLLSNDFVQNPLAISIAIFIFATLTYYICLRLSTQKNSLLVLSVLYGTMLPLMLLGTLLGHGLAYKVRYYLPAVIFFIIGISFFIVQQLQHRDQRRQFLGIGLSSLVLLSSCISTSNLFVKVVSNQSSGPQLGAAYELVAPVINQANKPLIISSEEYIKVLMLSHRLKRNAEFLLLSNASSNLVQVIQPKITEYQNSYSEIFIFNPSKNISESLTQAGINFNKFPERWRKPVAYQVLK, encoded by the coding sequence TTGGGTCAATATCAAGTCCCCTGTGGAGACTGCAAACCAAAACCAAATCTATCAGCTTTAACTAACAATTTAGAACATCCACCCCTTTACTATATACTTTTGCAAAACTGGTTATTAGGAATTGGCTATTTATTCAATTCCAAGCTGTTTTCAACCCTAATTTCAATCGCAACAATACCAGCAGTTTATTGGTTAGCCCAGGAAATCTTTAACAACTCTCAAATAAGCTTGCTCAGTGCAACTCTCTTTACTGTATCGCCCTATTTATTTTCCATGGGCCAACACGTCAGTCAATATTCGCTGTGGGGTGCATTAATTTGTTTGTCTAGTGCTCTATTCGTTCGGGCCGCACGCAATAACAACAAGCTTCTCTTTACGCTGTATACAGCAACTAATTTACTTGGTCTGTACACACACTTATTCTTTATTCTTCTGGTCTTTTCACATGGTTATTATTTAGCCCTCAATCGCTCTTGGCGATCGCTACAGTACTACTGGATCTCACTTTCCTTTTCAATCTTATGTTTCACACCTTGGGCTCTAAGTATTTTGTCCCAACGTGAGAAATTTGAAGAAACTGCTGGTATCTCCGATGAAAGCGTAGGAGCTGCACCTAATGTGCTAGGTTCTTTTATGAACGGAACCACTGCTGTAATTCAAACTTTTTGGAAAAATTCTAATGTTAGTTTACTCAGCAACGATTTTGTCCAAAACCCGCTGGCAATCTCTATTGCGATTTTTATATTCGCTACTCTCACTTACTATATTTGTTTGAGGCTATCTACTCAAAAGAATAGCTTACTAGTTTTATCTGTCTTGTATGGAACGATGTTGCCACTGATGCTGCTCGGCACTCTTTTGGGTCATGGTTTAGCTTATAAGGTTCGATATTATTTACCTGCAGTTATATTTTTTATTATCGGCATTAGCTTTTTCATTGTTCAGCAATTACAGCATAGGGATCAAAGAAGACAATTTTTGGGGATAGGGCTGTCAAGCTTGGTATTACTCTCTAGCTGCATCTCTACCTCTAATTTGTTTGTGAAAGTAGTGTCAAATCAGAGTTCAGGCCCTCAGCTAGGCGCAGCTTATGAGTTGGTTGCTCCAGTGATTAATCAGGCAAATAAACCATTGATCATTAGTAGCGAGGAATATATCAAAGTTTTAATGCTAAGCCACCGTCTCAAACGCAATGCTGAATTTCTTCTGCTATCTAATGCGAGCAGTAATTTAGTACAAGTCATTCAACCAAAAATTACTGAATATCAAAACTCATATAGCGAGATTTTCATCTTTAACCCATCGAAAAACATTAGTGAGTCTTTGACCCAAGCAGGCATCAACTTTAACAAATTTCCAGAGCGATGGAGAAAACCAGTTGCTTACCAAGTTCTTAAGTAG
- a CDS encoding cytochrome b/b6 domain-containing protein, with protein sequence MTATAPAKTIPPWLPRQAFLAKSFHWINLISLFLMVTSGLQIYNANPVFGGRAGWQIPPIFALGGWLAGGRHWHFAAMWLFSLNLLWYGLYVLVSRRWRHRFVGTNDLKALQRSRNPQRRIYAWHRIAYTVIVPILLLAVLTGIGMYKPAQFPWIVDMFGDWQALRIVHFSSVPIVVLFAIAHSWLGLKAGGSRLLESMFW encoded by the coding sequence ATGACTGCAACGGCTCCTGCTAAAACGATTCCTCCTTGGCTGCCTCGTCAGGCATTTCTGGCCAAGAGTTTTCATTGGATTAATCTGATCAGTTTGTTTCTCATGGTGACTAGCGGGTTGCAAATTTATAATGCGAATCCTGTGTTTGGGGGCCGAGCAGGTTGGCAAATTCCGCCTATCTTTGCGCTAGGAGGATGGTTAGCAGGAGGACGACATTGGCACTTTGCGGCGATGTGGTTATTCTCCTTAAATCTGCTGTGGTATGGTCTTTATGTTTTGGTTTCGCGTCGATGGCGACATCGCTTTGTGGGCACAAACGACCTCAAAGCTTTACAACGTAGCCGTAACCCACAACGTCGCATCTACGCTTGGCATCGGATTGCTTACACTGTCATCGTGCCAATTTTGTTGCTAGCTGTCTTAACTGGAATTGGCATGTACAAACCCGCCCAGTTTCCCTGGATTGTGGATATGTTCGGTGATTGGCAAGCCTTACGGATTGTGCATTTTAGCTCCGTGCCCATTGTGGTGCTGTTTGCGATCGCCCACTCTTGGCTAGGTTTGAAAGCGGGTGGCTCACGACTGCTGGAATCTATGTTTTGGTAG
- a CDS encoding molybdopterin-dependent oxidoreductase, with amino-acid sequence MGLIRVPQSQFNQLNRRQFLQVSGLSSLSFLLGGCGGPLFEDIVGKVSEPLNQRVETLLFQPQKLIPEFPLGAIEPEALIVNSFRGNPVIDPTTFRLVIDGEVNQPLSLSMAEIQQLPLTSMVIRHVCVEGWAAIVQWGGVRLRELVALAEPKQEVKYAYFQSADGYYGSWDLPSALHPQTLMAYQKNGEPLPVENGAPLRLASPVKLGYKQSKWVTRITLMSQLGRVKGYWEDQGYEWFAGL; translated from the coding sequence ATGGGTTTGATTCGGGTTCCCCAGTCTCAGTTCAATCAGCTCAATCGGCGGCAATTCCTACAAGTCTCTGGGCTTTCCAGCCTAAGTTTTCTTTTGGGCGGTTGCGGTGGGCCATTATTTGAAGACATTGTTGGCAAAGTGTCTGAGCCGCTAAATCAACGAGTAGAAACTCTCTTATTTCAACCCCAAAAACTGATTCCAGAATTTCCTTTAGGAGCGATCGAACCTGAAGCCTTGATTGTCAATTCCTTTCGGGGCAATCCAGTGATTGATCCAACTACTTTTCGCTTAGTGATTGATGGAGAGGTGAACCAACCTTTAAGTCTGAGTATGGCTGAGATTCAGCAACTTCCCCTGACTTCGATGGTGATTCGTCATGTCTGTGTCGAGGGATGGGCCGCGATCGTGCAATGGGGTGGCGTCAGGCTGCGAGAGCTAGTGGCGCTGGCAGAACCAAAGCAAGAGGTGAAATATGCCTACTTCCAGTCTGCGGATGGTTACTACGGCAGTTGGGATTTACCTTCGGCCTTGCATCCTCAAACTTTGATGGCTTACCAGAAGAACGGAGAACCTTTGCCTGTAGAAAATGGAGCTCCGTTACGTTTAGCCTCTCCGGTCAAGCTGGGCTACAAACAGAGTAAATGGGTGACTCGCATCACCTTAATGAGCCAATTAGGGCGGGTCAAAGGTTACTGGGAAGATCAAGGTTATGAATGGTTTGCAGGGCTTTAA
- a CDS encoding bifunctional orotidine-5'-phosphate decarboxylase/orotate phosphoribosyltransferase, which translates to MSFFDKLNEAIARNQSLLFLGLDPNPEMMPAHPGNTSPEALIEQLWDWLQFAIAETADLVCAYKPTLGFYTALGAPGLELLQRTLAAIPEHIPVILDAKHADLNTSTLIARTVFEEWRVDAITLNPYAGQDQIAPFLMYPGKAAFVLCCTSNPAAIALQTYPNAQEPLYVQVVQEARSWGTPEQVGLEVGTTSPEVLRKIRAIAPERLILARSIWAEDSDLAALLAAGLSFEGDGLLIPVPQDLVSNKHLGRAIQSLSEEVNQIRVELVGQASNCDLWIPDVCPLDQHPHLDLILQLYDIGCILFGEFVQASGATFPYYIDLRKIISNPQIFHQVLTAYADILQDLSFDRIAGIPYGSLPTATGLSLRLNYPMIFPRKEVKAHGTRRVIEGNFQPGETVVVVDDILISGKSAIEGAEKLKSAGLNVEDIVVFIDHEQGVKTRLQEQGYQAHSVLSISEITHTLHQAGRLTDQQFQAFVEH; encoded by the coding sequence ATGAGCTTTTTCGACAAACTCAATGAAGCGATCGCTCGCAACCAGAGCTTGCTGTTTTTGGGGCTGGACCCAAACCCAGAAATGATGCCCGCCCATCCTGGCAACACGTCACCGGAAGCGTTGATCGAACAGTTATGGGACTGGCTGCAATTCGCGATCGCGGAAACCGCTGATTTAGTTTGTGCCTATAAACCCACGTTAGGCTTCTACACAGCTTTAGGCGCTCCAGGTCTAGAACTACTCCAGCGCACGCTTGCGGCTATCCCAGAGCATATCCCGGTGATTCTAGATGCCAAACATGCGGACCTCAACACCAGCACTTTAATTGCTCGGACTGTGTTCGAGGAGTGGCGGGTGGATGCGATTACGCTCAATCCTTATGCAGGCCAAGACCAAATCGCGCCATTTCTGATGTATCCCGGCAAGGCAGCCTTTGTACTTTGCTGCACTTCCAACCCAGCCGCGATCGCCCTGCAAACTTATCCCAACGCCCAGGAACCACTGTATGTTCAAGTTGTGCAGGAGGCGAGAAGCTGGGGTACGCCGGAACAAGTAGGCTTAGAAGTCGGCACTACTTCACCCGAAGTATTGAGAAAAATTCGAGCGATCGCGCCAGAACGCTTGATTCTAGCCCGGAGTATCTGGGCCGAAGATAGTGATTTAGCCGCATTGCTAGCCGCAGGCTTGAGCTTCGAGGGAGATGGGTTACTGATTCCGGTGCCCCAGGATTTAGTCAGCAACAAGCATTTGGGTAGAGCCATTCAGTCGTTAAGCGAAGAAGTCAACCAAATCCGAGTGGAACTGGTGGGGCAGGCTTCTAACTGCGACCTATGGATACCCGATGTTTGCCCCTTAGATCAGCACCCACATTTAGATCTAATTCTGCAACTCTACGACATTGGCTGCATCCTATTTGGGGAGTTTGTGCAAGCTTCTGGTGCTACCTTTCCCTACTACATCGATCTCCGCAAAATCATCTCCAATCCTCAAATCTTCCACCAAGTCCTAACCGCTTATGCGGATATTCTGCAAGATCTAAGTTTCGATCGCATTGCTGGGATTCCCTACGGCTCCTTACCAACTGCTACTGGCCTGTCGCTCCGCCTCAATTACCCAATGATTTTCCCTCGTAAGGAAGTTAAAGCTCACGGAACTCGGCGCGTGATCGAAGGCAATTTTCAGCCTGGTGAAACGGTAGTGGTGGTAGATGACATTTTAATCAGTGGCAAAAGCGCGATCGAAGGAGCGGAAAAGCTGAAATCAGCAGGCTTAAATGTGGAGGATATTGTGGTGTTTATCGACCATGAACAAGGCGTCAAAACGCGACTGCAAGAGCAAGGCTATCAAGCCCACTCAGTTTTAAGCATTTCTGAAATCACGCATACACTCCACCAAGCTGGACGACTCACTGACCAGCAATTTCAAGCTTTTGTAGAACATTAA